A region of Mustelus asterias unplaced genomic scaffold, sMusAst1.hap1.1 HAP1_SCAFFOLD_100, whole genome shotgun sequence DNA encodes the following proteins:
- the LOC144484326 gene encoding uncharacterized protein LOC144484326, with protein sequence MEKPWKCGDCGKGFSYPSLLEMHRRSHTGERPFTCSMCGKGFIQSSHLLTHQQVHIEERLFNHSDGDHNSKSPEDLVMHQSIHTEKQFCCSYCGKLFKRSQNLIEHKRTHTGERPFICSVCGKGFTRSSHLATHRLKHQRVHTGERSFTCSLCGKGFIYLTSLRSHQLVHSDKKPFKCSECEKSFKTSSILLRHQQVHSGERPFTCSDCGKGFTRSSNLQTHQHIHTGEKPFTCSECGKGFSHSSHLLRHQHTHNGERPFTFSECEMGFTQSTHLLTHQQIVFTPSVILLGKSQLPTPSRVSFLALESMEGISNTSAITKHKSQLFALIHFFPQSFRMGHLATNIAALEGAESQVEDPFDRP encoded by the exons atggagaaaccatggaaatgtggggattgtgggaagggattcagttacccatcgctgctggaaatgcatcggcgcagtcacactggggaaagaccattcacctgctccatgtgcgggaaaggattcattcagtcatcccacctgctgacccaccagcaagttcacattgaAGAGAGGCTTTTTAACCACTCTGACGGTGATCACAACTCTAAAAGCCCTGAGGACCTGGTCATGCACCAATCTATTCACACCGAGAAACAGTTCTGCTGCTCTTACTGTGGGAAGTTATTTAAGCGATCACAGAATCTCATTGAACACAAACGCACTcatactggggaaaggccgttcatctgctctgtgtgtgggaagggattcacacgatCATCTCACCTCGCTACACACCGACTG aaacaccagcgagttcacactggggagaggtcattcacctgctccttgtgtggaaaaggattcatttatttaaccagcctcagatcacaccaACTCGTTCACTCAGATAagaaacctttcaaatgttctgaatgtgagaagagctttaagaccTCGAGtattctgctgagacaccaacaagttcactccggggagagaccgttcacctgctctgactgtggaaagggattcactcgctcatccaacctgcaaacacaccagcacattcacaccggggagaaaccgttcacttgctctgagtgtgggaagggattttctcactcatcccacctgctgagacaccaacacactcacaatggagagagaccgttcaccttctctgagtgtgagatgggattcactcagtcaacccatcTTCTAACTCACCAGCAAATTG TTTTCACACCTTCAGTTATTCTCCTGGGCAAGTCCCAGCTCCCCACACCTTCCAGAGTATCTTTCCTGGCCTTGGAATCCATGGAAGGCATCAGCAACACATCCGCGATCACCAAACACAAATCACAGTTGTTTGCACTGATCCACTTCTTTCCCCAGTCATTCAGGATG ggacacctggccacgaataTAGCTGCACTAGAGGGGGCAGAGAGTCAGGTTGAAGACCCCTTCGATCGCCCGTAG